The DNA sequence TTGTGGGACGGCAAAGCCGTGAGCACTTATGACGGGCGCGAAACGGCACCGGCTGGCGCTACCGAAAGACTTTTCCTGCAAGCTGACGGCAAACCTATGTCCTTTACGGCCGCGCAGATCGGTGGTCGTTCCGTGGGAACCCCGGGGGTGCTGCGCGGGCTGGAACTGGCCCATCGCAAACATGGCCGCCTCAAATGGGCGACGCTGTTCGAGCCAGCCATCGCGCTGTCGGAACAAGGCTTCGCGATCTCGCCCAGACTGCACTCGCTGATCGCCGCCGACCCGTCCTTGCCGGGCTCGCCAGACATGGCGGCTTACTTTCTCAATGCCGACGGGAGCCCGAAGGCGGTTGGCACCGTGTTGAAAAATCCAGCATTGGCCGGCGTGCTCAAACGCATCGCCAACGAAGGTCCCGACGCCTTGTACAAAGGGCCGGTTGCCGAGGAGATCGTCGCCAAGGTGCAAGGCCACGCCAACCCCGGTAGCCTTTCGCTGAACGACCTCCAGGGCTACACCGCGCGGGAACGCGCACCGCTGTGCACCGACTACAAGCGCTGGCAAGTCTGCGGCATGCCACCACCGTCTTCGGGCGGGGTTGCCGTGGCGCAAATCCTCGGGACATTGCAGGCCCTGGAACAGCGCGATAGCCACGCAGCCCTCGCGCCCTTGAAACCCGTCAAGACCGCGAAGCCCGCCGGTATTGAACCCGCCCCCGAAGCGGTGCACCTGATCGCCGAAGCCGAGCGGCTGGCCTACGCCGACCGCGCCCAATACATTGCCGACCCCAATTTTGTAGCCGTACCGCTCAAAGGCCTGGTCGACTCAGGGTATCTGGCCAGCCGCGCCAGCCTGATCGGCCCTCGTAGCATGGGCGTCGCCAAGCCCGGCACACCACCGGGCATCCAGGTGGCTTACGCCCCAGACCGTTCTCCCCTGCGTATTTCCACCTCGCAAGTGGTGGCCGTGGACGACCAGGGTGGCGCCGTGTCCATGACCACGACGGTGGAGTCGGCGTTCGGCTCACACTTGATGGTCCAGGGCTTCATGCTCAACAACCAGATGACCGACTTCTCGTTCATTCCCGAAGAGAATGGGCAAAAAGTCGCCAACCGCGTCGAACCCGGCAAACGCCCGCGCTCCTCCATGGCACCGACGCTGATCTTCGATCGCCGGGGTGAACTGGTGGCTGCTGTTGGCTCCCCCGGCGGCTCTCAGATCATCGAATACGTCGCCAAGTCAGTGATTGGCCTGCTGGATTGGGACCTGGACCCGCAAACCGCCATCAATCTTCCCAACTTCGGCAGCCGCAACGGCCCCACCGAACTGGAACAGGGCCAGTTCAGCCCGGCGCTGATCCAGGCGCTGAAAGACAAAGGCCATGCGGTGAGCGAAGTTGATATGACCAGCGGCACCCAGGCGATTGTCCGGATGCGCGATGCCCAAGGGAAAACCTCACTGGCTGGCGGGGCGGATCCACGGCGCGAGGGTCAAGCGCTGGGGGATTGATCAACCTCGCCCTGGGGCTGATAGACCAGCAGATCGCCGGGCTGACATTGCAGATAACTGCAAATGGCTTCGAGGGTCGCCAGGCGTATGCCCTTGACCTTTCCTTACTTGAGCAAGGAAAGGTTGGCTTCAGTAATACCTATGGCGGCGGCAAGGTCCTTGGATTTGACCTTGCGCGTCGCCGGCATTACATCAAGTTGGATCACGATAGGCATGAATTAATATGTAAAAAACAATAATTAACTGAGCTTAGGTTGATAACTGATTGGCAAACTGACTCACCGCATCGACCACTTTCTTCGCCCCGTCCTGGATCTCGACGATCACCGTCCCCGCTTCGGCTGCCAGGGCCAGGCCCTGTTCGGCCTGGTGCTGGCCGTCGGTCATCAGCGCCACGGCGTTACGAGCCATGTCCTGGTTCTGGCGGACCACGCCGACGATTTCATCGGTCGCCTGGCTGGTACGCGATGCCAGTTGCCGCACTTCATCGGCCACCACCGCGAAGCCGCGGCCCTGCTCTCCGGCCCGGGCCGCCTCAATAGCCGCGTTGAGTGCCAGCAGGTTGGTCTGTTCGGCGATGCCGCTGATGGTCTTGACGATGGTGCCGATGACCTGGGATTGCTCATTCAGTGCCTCGATCCCTTCGCCGGCGGTCTGCATGTGCCGGGCCAGGTCGTGCATCACCTCCACCGCCTGAGTCACCACAGTGGTCCCGCGCTG is a window from the Pseudomonas brassicacearum genome containing:
- the ggt gene encoding gamma-glutamyltransferase, translating into MLANLKPNLHCLSAVSLLAVALTLAACKAPPSSSTTPALPAPPEVVSGFRTDLQTRYADKHMAAAANPLAAEAGREMLRRGGSAIDAAIAMQAVLTLVEPQSSGIGGGAFIVLWDGKAVSTYDGRETAPAGATERLFLQADGKPMSFTAAQIGGRSVGTPGVLRGLELAHRKHGRLKWATLFEPAIALSEQGFAISPRLHSLIAADPSLPGSPDMAAYFLNADGSPKAVGTVLKNPALAGVLKRIANEGPDALYKGPVAEEIVAKVQGHANPGSLSLNDLQGYTARERAPLCTDYKRWQVCGMPPPSSGGVAVAQILGTLQALEQRDSHAALAPLKPVKTAKPAGIEPAPEAVHLIAEAERLAYADRAQYIADPNFVAVPLKGLVDSGYLASRASLIGPRSMGVAKPGTPPGIQVAYAPDRSPLRISTSQVVAVDDQGGAVSMTTTVESAFGSHLMVQGFMLNNQMTDFSFIPEENGQKVANRVEPGKRPRSSMAPTLIFDRRGELVAAVGSPGGSQIIEYVAKSVIGLLDWDLDPQTAINLPNFGSRNGPTELEQGQFSPALIQALKDKGHAVSEVDMTSGTQAIVRMRDAQGKTSLAGGADPRREGQALGD
- a CDS encoding methyl-accepting chemotaxis protein; translated protein: MHDLARHMQTAGEGIEALNEQSQVIGTIVKTISGIAEQTNLLALNAAIEAARAGEQGRGFAVVADEVRQLASRTSQATDEIVGVVRQNQDMARNAVALMTDGQHQAEQGLALAAEAGTVIVEIQDGAKKVVDAVSQFANQLST